In a genomic window of Melitaea cinxia chromosome 2, ilMelCinx1.1, whole genome shotgun sequence:
- the LOC123660162 gene encoding peptidyl-prolyl cis-trans isomerase NIMA-interacting 4, with product MPPKKAEKGGKAAGGNKSSGGKSGGDTKEAAGKEKKGGTAVKVRHILCEKQSKCLEALEKLKAGQKFPDVAAAYSEDKARQGGDLGWMTRGSMVGPFQDAAFALPISSVTNPVYTDPPIKTKFGYHIIMVEGKK from the exons atgccGCCAAAAAAAGCAGAAAAAGGAGGAAAAGCAGCTGGAGGAAACAAATCCAGTGGAGGCAAATCAGGTGGAGACACGAAAG aagcCGCAGGAAAAGAGAAAAAAGGTGGGACAGCTGTCAAAGTTCGACATATACTTTGCGAGAAACAATCAAAGTGTTTGGAAGCTCTGGAAAAATTGAAAGCAGGCCAAAAATTTCCTGATGTAGCGGCAGCATACAGTGAAGATAAGGCAAGACAAGGTGGAGACCTCGGCTGGATGACAAGAGGTTCCATGGTCGGGCCCTTTCAAGATGCGGCATTTGCCTTGCCTATATCATCAGTCACCAACCCTGTGTATACTGATCCTCCAATAAAGACAAAATTTGGCTACCATATTATAATGGTTGAAGGAAAAAAATGA